GAAAGGTATACTCAACCTCAATCCATTCAGGTTCGCCATCATATATTGCAAGAACTAATGAATTAAAAAATCTTTCATGTTGGTTAAGAAGGTAATCTTTTATACTGTTCACATTTTCAGTAATACTTCTCTGAATCATATCAGAAAGGGCTTCTGTCTTATGCAGTTCGTCATCTACTTTTTTAACCATATTGCTGACTTGCAAAAAACTCATGGTGGATACATAGTATAGCCAATCACCCATTTTCCCTCTTATAGCTGGTATTCGCATATTTCTCTCCTTTTTATATATTAACTAAATGCTCTCACTGCTGCGCTAATCCTTTTATCAGGGATTTCATTGTTAAAAGGGGGTAAAATTGAGTTAATGAGAACTTTTTCAAGTGATTCGGTTGCATCATTATTACTAATACAAATGTATTTAATATAGAGAAATTTGGCCCATTGATTAAATATCCGCGTTATATAGGGTCTTTCTTCTGTGGCGTTTTGATGTTTCTGGAAATATGATTTGCATCTTTTCCTAAGATTCGCATTACTTGTTATACGGGATCTCCCAATGTACAGTAAGAAACTATGAACAAATGGTATTTTTGGGTTTTTAACGATAAAGAAATATATTCCTCCTGAGTTGCTAGGCAGATTATTTATATCTGCATGAAATGCATCAGCGGTATCATTAAGGTATTTTATTTCCCTACAATCTGATTCCGTAATGCCAAAATGTTGTAGATCTAACATTTCCCAAAGTGGCGGATAGATTCTGAACGAAAGTTTGTGAAAATCAATTTCTTTCGCAAGTTCAAATGCCTTCATAATTAGTCCCCTAAAGTTTGTAACAAATCATCCATTCCAAAATTTAACAAAAATTCTGAATAGTAGCTTTTGAATAAGTCACTGAGGTAGTCTGCAAGATCAACGTCCTTCGGTGTTTCTTCTCCTTCTAGATGTTGGATCGCATATTTCCGCTGCTTTGAAATTGTATATAGGAACAATACGTGGAAATAAACAGCGGATAAATATTTATTATCAGCCAACATAATTTGATCCTGAGAAAGTGCCTTTTTATTGGACTTGTAAGTCATGAGCACATGACTATCCATGTTAATATAGATTTTTACTAATTGTTCTCCTTCAACAAGTGGATAAACAACAGTATATTCATCCATAGATATACCTGCTTCCTCACAATTTTCCCAACCTGGATGATTTTCTTTTTTTTCTTTATAAACTGATATAACCTCTGGTAGGCCTAAGTCCTCAAGTTCATTATCATCTTTTATAGGGGCTTTTTCCTTTGGCTCCTCGGGGGCACATATTTTTACCCAGAATATTTCCTCAAAGCTTTGAGCCTTATCACCAAACTCAACTTTCACTTGTATTGCATCCCCAACAGAAACATTTTCTGTCGGATTCATGGATATTTTTATTGTTCCATCGTCCGGACTTGCCTTCCGAATATTCAAGACTTCGCTAATTTCTTTTGGAAGACCTGGCTTGAGCCCACCTCTAACGTCATTAGGCTTGAGATTAAGCAATGCTATTTTTAGATCACCAGGATCGTCAATACGATCGAAATAGGAGTTTTCAACATCAGTCGAGAAGGCAATGATTCGTTCTCCACCAATTGGAATCTTAGCAACTTCTGTATTTCCGTCATTTTTTTTCGATAGCTTGAAATATGATGGATATCTCTTAGGTTGAAAAGAATCCTTCGAGTCTTTTTGTGGCTTTTTTTCTTTCTTTTTTGTATCATGCGTGTCTTTTTTTTGATTCAGTTTAAATGTTTGATTTAGAAGTTTATAGAGTTCACTCTTCAATGGTAGATTTCTTGATAAGGCCTTGAGTGTTTCATTAGTATCTGAACTCTCAATTGAAATTGATGCTCTTCTTCTTTTATCTATTTCTTCTAATTTGCTTTTTTTTAATATGGTAGCTAGATGATTTCTTAGGTCCCTAGACTCTAAACCACCTTTTAATCGATCCCTGGAAGCCATGAAAAGTTCATTCCGATAATCGGGATTCATGTTTGTGCAATCAATATGTATAAGCAAATAGTCCTTCAGTAGTGGCATTTTTAGAGACCTTGTAATAAATTCTGAACCATAATGCCCATGTGTCTGACCGTTTAGCGAAAACATAACTGACATGTTGTTCTTAAAGAACTCTCTCTGAATAGTTTCTTTGCTTTCTTTCACAGATTTCTGGTCAATTTTTGTCATGAAAACATAACAGGTTATCTTCACCCTTCCCATTTCTCCAAACGAATCATCTATTGAAAAATAATCTTCAATATATTTGCTTTCCTCCGATTCTAAACGCCTCTTTAGGCCGTATAGATCTCTTTGTAGATTTATATCTTTAGGATATCTTTCGGGCTTGTCGATAGTTAGTATTGGCAAAGCAGGTTCAAAAAGAAATTCATTAATACTTTGATTTAAGTCCCTTGAGATTACAGACCTAGAACCTTCAGGCAGGTCATATGAGTATAGTTTAAGAACGGTCCCTGTTTTGAATGAGCGATTATGTAAGCCTAAATCAAGGGCCGCAATTGTAAACGCAGGGATATTCCCATCTATTAATAAGTACTCATACCAAGTATCTTTTCTTGTTTTTTGTTCTACTTCATTCCGTTTGTGTTTTCTTATTAGCGTAAACCCAAATTTGCCTGAGTTGTCATATTTTTTTGAGCCAATTAACTGATATCTTTTTCTCCCGCAAAAAGCAATTGCCCCTGTTCCCCCCATATTATATTTACCTTGAACAAAATGGATTTCACTTTTATTCCCCGCTAGTAAAGATAAAAATGTTTCTTCAAATTTTTCTGGATGTTGGCCTTCACCATTGTCATAAACAATTAATGAAGTTTCCATTCTTGGGCCATCTGCAATGATTTGAATCTCTTCAGCTTGCTGCTTTCTAAATGAAGATAGGTCCCAGTTTTTAAAGTCATTGAAAAACTTTGAGATGGCTTCTTCCATGTTTTTGGGGGCATGAGTTGATTTGGGATCAATTTTTGACTCATAGCATTTCTTCATCAATATTGCATCAATTGAGTTTGTTATTTTCTCGATAAGCGCGGCAATAGGAGAGGATTGTTGGTTTTCAATTAAACCAATGTTATGCTCTACATTCCCTAAGGGCTTCCAATTTCTCGGATTATCAAGTTGAGGGTATTTTTTTAGTGTTATATCTAGATCATTTTCCGTTTTTGAAAAAAACAGATCCTTGAATAGTTTCTCAAATTCTTTTTCATTCATTTAGATCATCCTAACAAGATTAAAACTTAAATTCCATTTTTTTTATTCGTTGCTTAAACAATAATTCATTTTGCTTTATTTTATTTCTTATGATCCTAAACATCTTATCTACATCTTTTTCATTGTATTCGTAATTATTTTTATTTGAACAGTTGCCTAATAGATCTAGTAAAGCAATAATTTTTTGTGTTCTTTTTGCTGCAACTTTTTCGAAACGTTCTCGTTTGGTATTCATTATTGGCTCCATAAAAATAAAAATGTATTGTCTATTATTACTATATAAATTTTAATATGTCAATTATATATACTATATTTAGCAAATATATTATATATAATAAAAAATTATTATCTTTTATAATACTGTATTAAAATAGCTAAAATGATCTTTGCGAGACTGATTTTCTCAGCTTTTAAGGAATAAAGGTATATCTATTCTGTGGTCGAGTCCCCGTAAAACAACTTTTCAAAATAATTCTTTGACATCCTTCTTTTTTTCTGGTGTGCCTTATCCATCGAAACAGTTTCAGCCAAAGCTGAGACAAGAGGAGGCATATTATGCAAGAAAAGAAAGTTATAGGAGTTATAGGTTCACGGTCTTTACCCATGAGCAAAGCAGAGCTGGTCGGTGCGGTGGTAGATGATTTACTCAAACGCAGGTTTCATATAGCCAGCGGCGGAGCTGTTGGCACTGATGAATATTGTTTGTCCTATTTGGTACATGTCGGCGAAGCCGACAAAGGCACGCTTTACAGTCCCTGGAGCACATACGAGGGGTTCCCTGTCAAAGTCCGAGCACTTACCCGCCAGTTCAAGGAGTATGGCGGTTCTGTTGTCTGGGGCGGTTTACAGGGCAAGGAAGAATATGCCATTGTCCGCACAGGTTTACTACAGCGCAATTTACGGCTTATAGAAGCTGTATCCGGCATAGTTGCCTTTCTCTATGGCGAAAGCAGAGGCACACTGTTCACTATCCGCAAGGCTTTAGCCGAGCATTTACCCGTAGTCATTTTTTGTATCAATACTCCGTTACCGGAGTTCAAAAACATCAAGTGGAAGCCGCTCAAATGCGGCGGCTGTTGGGAAGGCGCTTTCAAAGCAGTCTACTTGAAGTAGTCATACTTCGTCAGGCTCAGTATGACAGGAGGAATAATTAACATGGAAGAGAAATTCAAAGTATCATTATATATCCGTGTTTCCACAGAACGGCAGGCTAATGAAGGCGATTCTTTGGAAGAGCAGGAAAGTGAGCTGAAAAAGTTCTGTGATTACCGCAATTATCAGATACATAATATCTATATTGAACGTGGTAAGTCCGGCGGCAATACTAACCGCCCGGAATACCAGAAGTTAATCAAAGACGTAGAGCAAAAGAAAATTAAGGCGGTAGTAGTCAAGAAGCTGGACCGGCTCAGCCGGTCGTTACTGGACTTTGAGCAGTTCATGAAACTACTACAGGAAAAAGAAATTGAATTCATTTCCCTGAAAGAAAGTTTTGATACCACAACCGCAATGGGCAAAGCCATGCTCCGGGTGGCCCTGGTCTTTGCCCAGCTGGAACGGGAACAAACTTCCGAACGTATAGCGGATGTCATGGGGCACAGGGCCAGCATGGGGCACTTTAACGGCGGACGCAGATTATATGGTTATTCAATTGTAGAAAAAGAACTTGTGCCGTACCCCAAAGAAAAACAGATCGTAGAAACCATCTTCCAGAAATTTTTGGAAACCCGTTCCACAGTGGCAGTCATGCACTATCTGAATGAAAACGGCTTTCCATACAGAAACGGGAAACGCTGGGATGAACGACAAATCCAGAAAATGCTACAGCAGGAAGCCTATATCGGGAAAATTACCTGGGGCGGGCACGTCTACAATGGTATTCATCAACCTATTATTACCCCAACCACGTTTGAAAAGGTTCAGCAAATTTTTAAAGCAAAAACCTACACCAAAACCAAGAATACTACAAACGCCATTCTCGCTAAAAAGGTATTCTGTTCACGGTGTGGCTCCCCCCTAGCCCCCAGCCACACCGTGAACAGGCACAAGAAAAAGTTTTTCTATTACCGTTGCACAGGTTCAAAGGATAAAGGCAAAACTTGCCCCCAGTCGTATTTCAGCCTTGCCCGGCTGGAAGCCAGAGTAACGGAAATTATCCTTTCCCTGTCTGAGGAAAAGCATTTCAGGTATATAGAAAATAAATTGCTCAAACATAATGAACAGATCATGACGCAGATCGCCGAACACGATAAATCCCTGCGCCATATGGAAAGCCTGTTCAGTCAGTTGAAGATCAAGAAGGATAAATATCTGGATACCTTGCTTTCCAGCCAGTTCCTGAGCAAGGAACGAGAACTTATCAATACCAAAATTAACGAAATGGAAACCGAGGAAAAACAACTCAAAGCGGCAATAACCAAAGAACAGCTGACTGACAATCAAATCAAAAGCAAATTGCTTCCCATTGCTGAGGTCAAAAAACAGTTTATCGTCTATCGGTCAGGTTATCCGTTTGAAAATATTTATGCTCACCGGCTGGCTCTGGCCAAGATCATAGAACAAATCAGGTGTTCCAAAGATACTCTGGAATTTCAATTCACAATGTTGCCGGACAATGAAATTTTTGCCCTGAATCAATGATTGGGGTATTAAGCAACGGAAAGGACATATATCGAAAATATCAGCATTTTTAGCGGAAAATTTATCATTCGCGGGTTCGATATAGCCTAACGGCTATATCGATTTATTACTCTAACCCAGCACCCTAAAACCTATTATGCGTGTCCTCGAATTATGGTGGAGCTGAGGGGAGTCGAACCCCTGACCCTTTGCATGCCATGCAAATGCGCTACCAACTGCGCTACAGCCCCGATTAACACAACTAGTTACTGTTTCCAAGGGGACTTTCCCGCTGTCGCTACGCTTCCTGCTTCGCTCCATCGGGCCCCACTCACTCACTTCCGTAGACATCCTGTCTACTCTTCCTCCCGCTGGTCGGCGTTCGTTCGGTTACGCTTCGTCCTACGGACTCGCTCACCCCTTCGGCTCTTTATAGAAAATAATTATAACAGACAGGCAGTATTCGTCAAAGATGGGAATTAATAAACTACCACCTGACCATGATCAACCCGAAGAGTATTCCGATAATCATACCGCAGAGCAGTTTTGTGGTGACATCTATATCCGCAGTACAAAGCATGGTAGTACCATAGATATAGGCAAAGGTAAGCAAAGCTTTCAGCAGAGGTTTGGCTATATTACCGGCTTCATTATTTGACATGGCTATTACTTTATATTTCATATAACTCCCTGTTTATTTGGTCTGTTATAAATATCGTAGAAGATCGGTATAAGTTGCAGAAAAGATTGCAAAACAATCTGTTTTCTTTATCGCCTCACCCCGGCCTTCGGCCACCCCTCTCTCCGCTAAAGCGTAACGAGGGGGCCTTCTAATTTTTTAATAACTCCATTTTTACCCCTCTTTATTGCGTATCAAAAGAAAGGGGCCAGGGTTGAGTCATTCCCTCACCTTAACTTCGCCCGTATAAAAGAACTCGTGCTCTTTCATGCACAGGGTTATAGTCTGAATTTTCAGATCTATTTCACTCAGCTGACTTCTATATTCAGCGATCTTATTC
This portion of the Candidatus Margulisiibacteriota bacterium genome encodes:
- a CDS encoding recombinase family protein, translating into MEEKFKVSLYIRVSTERQANEGDSLEEQESELKKFCDYRNYQIHNIYIERGKSGGNTNRPEYQKLIKDVEQKKIKAVVVKKLDRLSRSLLDFEQFMKLLQEKEIEFISLKESFDTTTAMGKAMLRVALVFAQLEREQTSERIADVMGHRASMGHFNGGRRLYGYSIVEKELVPYPKEKQIVETIFQKFLETRSTVAVMHYLNENGFPYRNGKRWDERQIQKMLQQEAYIGKITWGGHVYNGIHQPIITPTTFEKVQQIFKAKTYTKTKNTTNAILAKKVFCSRCGSPLAPSHTVNRHKKKFFYYRCTGSKDKGKTCPQSYFSLARLEARVTEIILSLSEEKHFRYIENKLLKHNEQIMTQIAEHDKSLRHMESLFSQLKIKKDKYLDTLLSSQFLSKERELINTKINEMETEEKQLKAAITKEQLTDNQIKSKLLPIAEVKKQFIVYRSGYPFENIYAHRLALAKIIEQIRCSKDTLEFQFTMLPDNEIFALNQ
- a CDS encoding DNA-processing protein DprA; the encoded protein is MQEKKVIGVIGSRSLPMSKAELVGAVVDDLLKRRFHIASGGAVGTDEYCLSYLVHVGEADKGTLYSPWSTYEGFPVKVRALTRQFKEYGGSVVWGGLQGKEEYAIVRTGLLQRNLRLIEAVSGIVAFLYGESRGTLFTIRKALAEHLPVVIFCINTPLPEFKNIKWKPLKCGGCWEGAFKAVYLK